The following coding sequences lie in one Anguilla rostrata isolate EN2019 chromosome 8, ASM1855537v3, whole genome shotgun sequence genomic window:
- the polr3d gene encoding DNA-directed RNA polymerase III subunit RPC4 produces the protein MAEDGRSQTPTPGVPGKGVLVGRRLPATLSPGRLTTMRSRDVTLGGVKKKTFTPNIIGRKVKEEAKAEGGQRRERKEFDRGRGRDGRGRGRGRPEVIQSHSIFEQGPAEMMVKKRGTWDGDKETPSVGPSPIINIKKEKRETEEETKEILRMLERDNFLDDPRLRSELRSCPVQLPLAVSGWVFKEEFSADIKENLKAEEVKGEEEDGEGMDVENPIDKVKVKEEPADCPEVKKVEPNFRPPPLPEPESLPELLKIWTQSKGEELLFMQLPDSLPGQPPTEDVRPVKTEVQTEDGQILMKTENEQEDAEDENNCCLGQLREGLVGRLLVRKSGRVQLILGQITLDLALGTPCAFLQELVSVGTGEGRIGDLSVLGHIKHKLVCSPDFEALLENRV, from the exons ATGGCGGAGGACGGCCGCTCCCAGACGCCGACGCCTGGCGTGCCTGGAAAGGGCGTGCTGGTTGGCCGCAGGCTGCCTGCCACTCTGTCCCCTGGTCGCCTGACCACCATGCGCTCGCGTGACGTCACCTTAGGAGGAGTGAAGAAG AAAACATTCACCCCAAATATCATTGGGCGCAAAGTTAAAGAAGA GGCAAAAGCGGAAGGAGGACAGAGGCGGGAGAGGAAGGAGTTTGACCGGGGTCGTGGACGGGATGGGCGTGGCAGGGGCCGCGGACGCCCCGAGGTCATCCAGTCACACTCCATTTTCGAGCAGGGGCCGGCTGAGATGATGGTGAAGAAGAGGG GCACCTGGGACGGCGACAAGGAAACGCCTAGCGTGGGGCCTTCACCCATCATCAACATCaagaaggagaagagggagacTGAGGAGGAAACCAAAGAGATACTGCGCATGCTGGAGAGAGACAAC TTTCTGGATGACCCTCGACTGAGGAGCGAGCTTAGGAGCTGTCCCGTGCAGCTGCCTCTGGCCGTGTCGGGATGGGTCTTCAAGGAGGAGTTCAGTGCAGACATCAAAGAGAACCTCAAAGCTGAGGAGgtgaagggagaggaggaggatggagaaGGAATGGATGTGGAGAATCCAATAGACAAAGTCAAAG TGAAGGAGGAGCCTGCAGATTGTCCAGAAGTCAAGAAGGTGGAGCCCAATTTCAGGCCTCCGCCCCTGCCGGAGCCCGAGTCCTTACCCGAGCTGCTGAAAATCTGGACCCAGTCCAAGGGGGAGGAGCTTCTTTTCATGCAACTGCCGGATTCGCTGCCAGGGCAGCCACCTACCGAGGATGTCCGGCCAGTCAAGACGGAAGTCCAGACTGAAGATGGCCAGATACTTATGAAGACTGAAAACGAGCAG GAGGACGCAGAAGATGAGAATAACTGCTGTCTGGGGCAACTCCGTGAGGGGCTGGTGGGTCGGCTGCTGGTGCGGAAGTCTGGGCGAGTGCAGCTCATCCTGGGGCAGATTACTCTAGACCTGGCCCTCGGGACACCCTGCGCCTTCCTGCAG gAATTGGTGTCAGTGGgtacaggagaggggaggatTGGTGACCTTTCTGTGCTGGGACATATCAAACACAAACTGGTCTGCTCACCGGACTTTGAGGCTCTGCTGGAGAACAGGGTGTGA